The Lolium perenne isolate Kyuss_39 chromosome 6, Kyuss_2.0, whole genome shotgun sequence genome segment GTGGCGTGAAGCTGCTGCATGCAAGTACTGAAGACTACACGGGAAGTAGCCGAGTGCTTCGGTGGACATTCAGTTAGCAGATAGTTTGCACGCGTGGAGTTGTTAGCTAGGTGATCAGTTAGCTGCATGTGTGTTGTTAGTGTTGGCCTGGTCGTGTGGGTCATAGAGGGATTCTAGGAGGAAGAAGTGGTCAGCTTAGTTAGTGCGTGAGTGGCATAAAAGTAGGATTAGTGGTTTGCTTCGGCAGGTGCATGTGTGCCTATTTAAGGCCTTGTAAAGCATATGTTTATTGGTAATGAGAAAGAGGGAAAATGTAGCACTTGTGGCTGCCAAAGAAGAGTCTCAGCCAAGCTTGTTTCTTCTTCCTTTGGCTAGTGTGTGTGCGTTCTGAGTTCCTTTCATGGGTGTgtgcttgtgagagggacaagATAGAGttgagaggtagaagaagaagaggggctgCGAGGTGCAGCTCCTACAAGAACAACGTTTCTGCTCCACGTTGCACCCTGAGTGTCCCTGACAAAGCTCATACTTGCGGTCAGATTGCTGTACTGGAGTAGCAGTTAGCTCGATAACTACTCTATAACAAGAAGCTCTAAGCAGCATGCCCTGTCATGCTAGTTGGTCTTAATTCCGACAGAACATGACCTCAAACCGTAGCGACAATGGAAGGGGGAGGAGGAGGGCACCTTCGTCCAAGTCTCCATTCAGGTTCCGCTGGAGAGCTCGCCGGAGCGCTGTCGTCCAATGGTGGTCGGAGTGCTGCAGGTGCTCGACCTTGCCGCCCCAGGCCTGTGGCCATCTTTTTTCGGTTTTTATGTGATAGCTCTATACAGAGACCACACTGCTACCCTAGTTCCATGATAGCTACAATAACATTTTTTTTTGCTACATTTGTTCTCTGGTTCTATTAATATAGTATAAATTGTTTGCTATGATGTTTTCGATGAAATAAGTTGTTTGCTACATTTTATTTTGTACTTTTGCTATAAAAGTGTAAATTTGTTGCTACTAATGGTGGTCGACGCTGCTACAAACAGTCATCCGCCTTGCTACCAATTAGGATGGCATTTTTTGTTGATTTCGTTCCGGCCAGGAGGGTTTTCCTACATACCAATATTTTTCTTGCTATTTTGGTTATGTGTTTTTGCTATATTCCTATAAAATTCATGGTCCGAGGTTTTTGGCGAGTCTCCGGCAAAGTCACTTCCGCTACTTTTGTTCTATATTGTTGCTACAATTGCTCCGTATTTTGCTATAATAGTACACATTTGTTGCTACGAGGTCTCCGGTGAGAATCTCCGGCGGAGTCCCCGGCGAGGTCTCCGATGAAGTCGATTTTGCTACAATAGCAGACTTCTTTTTGCTACAATAGTAGAATATCTTTGCTACGATGTCTCCGGtgaggtctccggcgagtctccggcgAGATTTATGTGTTTTAGTCGGTGAACCATTTTTTGGTTGCTACAATCTTTGTCGGCGGATGCTACAACCGGAGGCGAGTATAGCTGCAAGTTGTGGCGATGGTTGCTACAagtagcggtggcggcggcgacgaatACAGTCATGCAACGTTGCTACTTTGGGAATCTCGTGTTTTCCTACTTCGGATGGCTGCCGTTTGCTGCTTTTGTGCGCCGGAGTTGCTACCTTGGCAGCCGGAGTTACAAAAGGCCACCAGCGCTGCTAGAGGCGACCGTCGACGTTACTACGATGGGGCGCCTTCTCCACTAGAAAATGTTGTTTGGATCTGCTACAAAAGGCTACTGGCACTGCTACAATCAGCCCCCGACGCTGCTGCTATGAACCGCCGCCGTCGGCAAGCCGTCCACCGCTGTTGCTACGAACGCTGCTTCAAGTCGTCATTGCGGCAGTGCTACGAGGGAGCACCGCCAGGGCTACCAAGGTACCCGGTGGTGCTACGAGGGGTGTGTGGCGGTGCTAGAACCTCGGTGGTGCTACTAAGAGCGTGCGGCGATGCTGCAAATGTACCATGCCAGTGCGACAAGGGTTTGTGGCGGTGCTGCAAAAGTGTCCGGCGATGCTACAAGAGGTAGACGGTAGTGGAGAATTGCTAcatacatttttttttttttttgctatgaAGCAAAAGTGGGATTTTAGGTGGGAATAGATTTTGCTACAAACGAAACGTTTTTTGCTACTTTGGTACATTATGGAAGCAAAAGTGGGATTTTAGGTGGGAATAGATTTTGCTGCAAACGAAATGTTTTTTACTACTTTGATACATTATGGAAGCAAAAGTGGGATTGAGAGCTACTGTGACACGTATCGTGCTCTAGACGGTTGATTTTGGCTAATCCAATGGCAATCCACCCGGGGATGGGGGATTTGATCGCCCGGGGACGCCCAGCACTATCCTTTCGCATACGTAGTTGATGGATCTGAAGTCTTACGGCACACAGTCCCTCGTTAGTACGGATAAAAGAGTCCTCGATGGATGTGTGTGTCTACGTACATATTCCTTGCAACGAGTCCTCGATGGATGTGTCCTCGTTAGGATAAACGAGTCGTGCATGTGTATGTCTACGTACTTCGTGAGCTATGTTATGCCAAAGTTGGTTAGTTTGTCCCACGACCGTCTTAGTTAGTCTTCGGGACGGAGTGGAAGAAGGGCGGAGACTCTCGAACGAGAAAAAGGATCCCTTTGAAAGAATTGACGAGCTGAGGAGGCGGGTGGACATGATTTTGTAGACGGGAGAAGCATACCGCTAACTTAGCGGCATTACGCCAACAAAATTACCCAGCGATTCGTTTCCgtatcagttttttttttttttttttgagaacacgtTTCCCTATCAGTTGAGCGCCGTGGCAGACGGCTATTTAAGGTGGTGATACTCATCCTCGGACGGCGAGGTAGGACTAAAAATTAAACACATAGCTGTCGGTGTACAACCCGCCCGGGCGACGCTTCTCTTGCATGCTTTGTGCCTGACGCGCTGCAGTCTGTCGGGTACTGGTGGGGGGCTACTGTTGAACAGGGGGCACTGCTTTTGCATGCGCATGGTGCCAGGGGGTACTAGTGGTGGTGCTCGCTGCTTGTGTCAGGCGATGCATTTCTATGATAGAGAAGTGCAATCCTGCATGGTACCAGCTAGTGGTGGTGAAGAGAGCATAACGCCACATGGTCTGCTTTTTTTTATAGCTAGCTCACGGCTGGGGCACATTTGTATTAGAAAGCCGGAAAATACATGCACAAACATGCATGTACGTGCAGATACGTATGGGAATGAAACCTAAATATCTCTATCTTCTAGGCGAAGCATCTAtccattgcaaaaaaaaaaaggaaattaaaGAATCAAAAACATGATTTAGTCGAACTTTGAATTAAATAATTATGCAGTCAGAAAAAATATTTATACACTACAGAACAAAGAAAAATATTACTGATACTAACTTTGTAGAGTAAGAGGAACAGAACTTCCTAAATAAATAAACAAATAATTATATAGTGGGAAACAAATATTTATACAGTAGGGAACAAATCTTTCTGGATGAAGGAACAAATCACTATACACTAGGGAACAACAGAGAACATCACAGAGAACAATAAAAATACATCCAGAAATAAAAAAAAACTTTATGGAACAAATTTTATAGAACAAAAGGaacaaatatttcaagagaaaggAACGACTCACTATGAAGTAGGGAACAACCCAAAACATAACACGGAACAAGAAACATACAACCATGAATAATAATTTCGTGGAACTATTTTTTTGGAACATAAGGAACAAAAATCTTCTAACGAAGGAACAAATCATTATACACTAGGGAATAACAGAAAACATCACAAAGAGCCTAGACGAAGGGGAGAAAGATCCTTTACATTGGGGAACAATAACCAGGAtagaggggaacaacaacctagataGTGAGGAACAACAACCTAGATAGTGAGGAACAACATCCTACACGGAAGGGAACAAGAGTTCGGACGTTGGGGAACAACATCCTAGACGGTGGGAAACAATAGCCTAGACGGAGGTGAACAACAACCAAGATGGGGGAACACCCTGGACGGAAGGGAACAACAACCTGGATGGAGGGGAACAAAAACTTGGACAGAATGAAACAATAGCCTAGACGGTGGGGAACAACAGCCTAGACAGAGGGGAACAACCGCGTAGACGGTCGGGAACAAGAGCCTAGATAGAGGGAAACAAGATACTAGAGAAAGGGGAACAACAGAACGGAGGGGAACAACCTATACGGTGGGGAACAACAGCCTCCACGAAAGGGAACAAGAGTCTAGACGAAGGGGAACAACATCCTACACTATGGGGAACAACATCCTACACTATGGGGAACAACAGCTTTGACGGTGGGGAACAACCTCATAGGTTGAGAGAAACATAAACGTTTATAACGAGGAACACAAaacttttataattttttttataaTGAGGAACAAAATTCAAATCAATGGGACATAAAATTAAGAAAGAACATATTCTTGAAAAAggtaaagaaaagaaagaaaagtacAGATGAAAGGAAGAAAGGAAAGAAATTGAAGAataaaagaagaaggagaagaagaagaaaatagaaaaataaagaaGAAAAAAGCGAAAAAGTAAGGAAAAAAAAGAACGTACTAAGCTGCATGTACTAAAATGGAGAAatataaaaaaatatgaaaataaaaatgaaaaacacaaGACGAGAGAGCAGCGTATGTATATATAAAATGTTACTTCTGTCATTACAATAACTAGTATTGGTCTACCGGTTCCGTTCTAGTTTAATCATTCCTAGGGCGTTTGTTCGATTCCTGAATCCGGCGTCTGATTTTGCCTTTTCTCGCGACAGCAGCGAAGGAAAAGATTAACGAGCTACATGGGCCGAGCCCACAATCGAAACCCTTCAGCGAAATGTTGCTTCGTAGCGCACGCGCGCTACCGAGCAATTTCCCCTATTCGGCGCTCGTTGCATCCGTTACGGGCGCAACACTTGAACCATCGTGCGACGTGGGCCGACCCATTAGCACCAGGTTGCTCGGTCGCTCGCCCCAGAATCTTTCATCGGTTCATACTCTCGCTCTAGTAAAACATCAGGTTCGCCACTGATCGGttaattttgatttttttgatgaaATAAAGTATTCAGATTTTaaaatgttcaaaattaaaaactgtttagatttaaaaaaaatgttcagatttttaaaacGTCCAgaattttgaaaattgttcaaattttaaaaaaatcatatttttaaaACTTTTCTTATTCGAAAAATATTCagattaaaaaaaaaaaactgtttaGATTTGATAAATGTTCAGTTTAAAAAAGTTCATATTTTGAAAATttgttcagattcgaaaattgttcatattTGGAAAATATTCATATTTTGAAAAGTTGATcggatttaaaaaaaaaatcagtttACGAAGTTTATATTTTGAAAATTTGTtcagatttgaaaattgttcgTATTTTGAAAATCGTTCATATTTGAAAAACATTCATATTTTCAAATTTTGTTCGGATTTGATAAAATGTTCAGTACAAAAAGTTCATATTTTGAAATTTTGTTCAGATTTGAAAATTATTcgcaattttaaaaatgttcatatattgttaaaaaaagaaaagaaaacagtacaaaacaaaaaagaaaacagaaaaacaaaaaaagggaAAAACAGCTGAAAACCGGCTTAGAAAAACAAAACCGAAAGAACAGCAGAAATCCTGACCGGAAGGTTCTGGAAAGTTCCTAAAACCGGAATAAACCAGAAAACATCGAATTCCTGCTGAGCTGGCCCATTTGGTGGTAATTGCGATGGGAGAAGGTACGCGTTTCGTGGCTAATGGACGCAACGAGCGTCAAATAAGGATTGCCGTGAAATAAACGGTCAACGCGTTCATGGCGGGGCACTCCTACTTCACGCTTCACGCGAAGCATACGCGGCTGACGCCTGCCTAGGTTACGCGTGGTATACGGTTCGTCTTGGTTCGGGTTTCCTCCATTAACGCAGATTCCGCTCGTTTTTTTCAGGTCGGGACACTAAAAAAATCCTTCAGATTTGAAAATTAAAATGTTCAAcatttttaaaaaatgttcaaaatcattgttcaaaatttaaaaaaatctgaaaatgttcaaatctgaaaaatgttcaaaatttaaaaaatgttcataatTCAAAAATGTTCCCATTTTAAAAGGTTTGGATTTGGGAAATGTTCAGATTTGAAAATATGCAAATTTGAATAAAATGTTCAAACTTGAAAATGTTCACATTAAAAAAAGGTTCagatttgaaaatattcaaattttaaaaaaattgcaaatataaaaatgttcaaattaaaaaatgtttataattaaaaaatgttcaaatcaggGAAAACCGACCGGAAACCAGAAAACTAGAGAAAACCAAACAGGCAAGTTCTAGAATATTCTCAATACCGGAAAAAAAACAGACACACAGTttgtactgggccggcccagtttaaATCGCTAGCGAAGGGAAGGGGTTCGCGTCGGCTCGTAATGTTCGCACAAATGCGTCAAATAAGGATTACCTTCATTGACTCAATCGTAACATATTTGGTTTACACGGATATGGTAGGGTAATATTTCTAGCATGATTGACTCCATATCTCTAACATCCCCCCTCAGCCGTAGCAGGTGTAAAGTGGACGACTGTGGATCAATTTTCAAGTGATTCCAGCAGGATCAATTTTCATTACCTTTGCGAGAACTAACAAAGAAAAAAATGTTCTAGGTAATTTCTGGACCATATAAGAAAAAACAATTCCATAAGAAACTTTATAGATCATATAAGAGACTTCCGTTCACAATTCTGGATCATGCTCTAAATATTTTGTTTGCTCACAATTGTAATTGATCTGGTACAACTTCCTGAATCGCTGGACCACATCATGGTTGAGTGCCCAACTTCTCGAGTTTTTTGGTTCCAAGTTCTAGCTGACGGCGGTTTCAGTAACTTTGCACCACATGCAGGGGGTCAGTTTGAGAGCTTGGTGGGACAGTTTGTATGGCTGCCGGCCAAAAGAAGAGATTGGAGCTGGCTATACTTTTAGCATCGCGTGCTGTCGAAGGTATGTGCCGAATTGCGAGAAGAAAAAATGATCGGATTAATTCCAAATTTCCAACAACTCGACTCGAAGGAGTCCGGAACCTACACGCACATAAAGGAGACGAATCGTTCCGCACCACGGCACCAGCTATGAATCAATCTCTTCTCTCAGAAAAAGATTGATCGATAGGAGGAGGCGATCGATGAGCGACCACTACCGGACGCTGGGGCTGCAGCCCAATGCCAGCAAGAGCGACATCAAAAGCGCCTACTTCCGCCTCGCCCTAAGCTACCATCCGGACCACCACGCCAAGGCCGACgccgctggccgcgccgccgccgcagtgTGGTTCCGTAGGGTCAAGGACGCCTACGAGGTGCTCTACGACGACCGCCGCCGCGCCGAGTACGACCGCACCATCCGCGCGGGTGGCGGCTACGGGAACCGGCAGCATGGCGGTCCCTCCCCGAGATCGAGTGGCGGAGGCACCTCCTACTCAAAGgagtcagaaccggagtggatctTGAAACGGGCGCGGGCACGGGGCCACGGCGGCGGTGCCTACTCGAGCTCGAGCGGCAACGGGAACCGGCAGGGACAACAacacggcgccggcgccggcgcctccTCGAAATCGAGTGGCGGAGGCCCCTCC includes the following:
- the LOC127326803 gene encoding uncharacterized protein, which codes for MSDHYRTLGLQPNASKSDIKSAYFRLALSYHPDHHAKADAAGRAAAAVWFRRVKDAYEVLYDDRRRAEYDRTIRAGGGYGNRQHGGPSPRSSGGGTSYSKESEPEWILKRARARGHGGGAYSSSSGNGNRQGQQHGAGAGASSKSSGGGPSSTTESDSEWMWERARTRCHGDGAYSSSTVHGNRQSQSGGTSSSSSTGGGTSSSSGPALRRCNRCDRTGPLIARGPRSLCILVRILVPISGGAAHVCKFGKKKNRINQLTCLYAPRTHQ